The Primulina eburnea isolate SZY01 chromosome 6, ASM2296580v1, whole genome shotgun sequence genome contains a region encoding:
- the LOC140833672 gene encoding FCS-Like Zinc finger 8-like, protein LILRNRSRIVTSKQALMAEQNSFPSTDTNKQTSSYLGSPRFFNGLLSKIISDSENIVDSPSSVLDPQNSLDFVHTILSGKNLSSTLSSLPEIISNGSGVILEPKAFGLALIDSMHEQKTDEKISKPVTRMVLLAKPNVEIPSTKSPPESPDSLGDFGIKTREPMVLSPSSSTPVRKFSRQLSLKEMEMYEDYTCVLSHGPNPKTTHIFDDRIVESCCGNDPELFDSKKMGNDFQSSVLESESLDFLSAEQGKDD, encoded by the coding sequence CTCATTCTGAGGAACAGATCAAGAATTGTGACATCCAAACAAGCTTTGATGGCTGAGCAAAACTCGTTCCCTTCTACTGATACCAACAAACAAACATCATCGTACTTGGGTTCTCCAAGATTTTTCAATGGGCTTTTGTCAAAAATCATTTCGGATTCAGAAAATATTGTAGACAGTCCAAGTTCGGTTCTTGACCCCCAGAATTCACTCGATTTTGTTCATACAATTTTGTCAGGAAAAAACTTGTCAAGTACCCTATCCTCATTGCCTGAAATCATCAGCAATGGTTCAGGGGTTATACTAGAGCCAAAAGCCTTTGGACTTGCCTTGATTGACTCAATGCACGAACAAAAAACTGATGAAAAAATCTCCAAACCAGTAACCAGAATGGTTCTATTAGCAAAGCCTAACGTTGAAATTCCCAGCACAAAGTCCCCGCCCGAATCGCCTGATTCTCTCGGTGATTTCGGGATCAAGACTCGTGAGCCTATGGTGCTTAGCCCGTCTTCCAGCACCCCCGTGAGGAAATTTTCGAGGCAGCTTTCTTTGAAAGAAATGGAGATGTATGAAGATTATACTTGTGTGCTATCTCATGGACCTAACCCAAAAACAACTCATATATTCGATGATCGCATTGTGGAGAGCTGCTGTGGTAACGATCCTGAATTGTTTGATAGCAAGAAAATGGGAAATGACTTCCAAAGCAGTGTTTTGGAATCTGAATCCCTGGATTTCTTGTCTGCTGAACAAGGCAAAGATGATTGA